The DNA sequence ATATGAAGCGAAAGCTagtgattttcgaaaaaaaaaattgggacagAATCGGATAGTAATTTTTTAAGGAATCGAACCGATTTCATGATCGTTGAAATTCTAGGTTATGAATATGCAAGCCTTGacatacattttttatttttatttttattttttttagcctCGACATATATAAGCACAACAAAAATACAGTATCGATAGTAGCATATAATGataattgttttcattttccaagTGCCACGCCACACAGGATGATTTCATCTCCTGCTCAGCCGCCTTATTGTACTGCGATATGTAAACATCTTTTACATCGAAAGGCCCAACGGGCCGAACAATTTCACAAGAACACTCGAAACGGGCCTCAAGAGAAAGCCCAATTACAATTTCGACCCGGCCTTATCCGCCACCTTCGTGACGGTCTCATCGTATCTGACGGCCTCCAGCACCTCCCGCAGCACCACCCTCCGATTCCCAGCGTACACGTGTCCGTCCCACTTCCGCGCGACCAACGCCTCCCCCAGctcggccgccgccgccaccgtcgcCTCCGCGCCGTCGTGGGCCGAGTCGACCACCCCGATCCTCACCCCGTCCTCCGCCGTCAGCTTCGCCGCCCTCATCACGGCCTCGCGCCGGGCCCTCGGGTCGCCGATCTTGGACCTCATCAGGGCCATGAACCAATTGGGGATCACGAGCCCGATGTCCACCTCGCTCATGTAGAGGAAGCCCCGGTCGCGCCGCATGACCACATAGTCATGGCTGAGGGCGAGCATCATTCCGGCAGCCGAGGCGTGGCCGGTCacggcggcgatggtcggcatGGGGAGGCAGATGAGGTCGTGGACGAGGGAGCGGAGGGAGGAGGACATGAGCTGAAGGCGGGGCTCGGAGGACTGGGCCCAGTCGAGGTCGAAGCCGTTGGAGAAGAACTTGCCGTGGGCGGTGGTGATGAgggcggaggcggaggaggcggagggGTCGGACTGAAGGCGGGAGAGGGCTGATCGGAGGGAGGAGATGAGGTTGGGGTTGAGGCGGTGCTCGCCGGCGCCGGTGAgggtgaggaagaagaggttGCCGCGCTTCTCGAGGGTGCATAGCTGCTCCTCGCCGTGCTTCTTGTCCTCCATGAGAATGGTCAGATTGCTTCAGCGTGggcaacagagagagagagacagagatgcAACGGAGGAAAGTCAACTGAAGGGGGGAGACGAACGATGATTAttgttaaaattaaaataacaaaCATTGATTTTGACATTAGCTAAAATGAATGGGGCATGGGGAGGAAATTAAACGCGGTTCCATTTGGCTTTAACCTATTTGTATCACAAAGGGCCCTTACTTAGGTTAATCCCGCTTGCTAAAACATAAATTAACGCGTCTTAAGTGAACCCGTTAAAAGTTTTATAAGGTAATGCTCATTTTTAAGAGAACAATGAGTAAAACAAAAGTCATATTTAGAGTAACTATAGCCataggaccaaaaaaaaaaaaaaaaaaaaactaaacataTAACGCACTCTAGATGTAACAAATAGTAAGATTATCTACAACGATGACATTTTTTATAATCATGATAATCGAGTCGTGTCTCATGACCcactttatcacatatgtacttATGTCGAAGCGGTTTGATATGTATACGAAATGTATATGTATAGCCATATTTGTGTACCCCAATTCCAGTGCACCATGATCAACACGACACAACACAGATTACCAACTCTAAGCATGTTTGGTTACCATTTGCGGTCTCATTCGGGCATAACTACTATTATAGTAAAACAATGTGTAAAGTGAAGTCAAACTGGAGTGGGAGACGAATGATAATTAGtgctaaaattaaaataaaaaaaaatcaattttgaattaacCGAAAAGAATGTGGTGACTGAAGATTGATTGATGAAGGCCTCTCCTATTCAATTGAATGCTTTGGGGGCACTTCTTCTCAAGTCGGAAAACCTTCATTGCATTGACCATTTTTGGGGGAACCGACGCCGAGTCGCAACTCTTCCTCGTAGAAAGCTCCGCTCTTAGGTCGAGCAGTAAGTGTCGGAGAAGGGCAAtcaatttttaggaaattaaacaAGTTTGAATTTCTAgaccacaacaaaaaaaaagtttgaatttaGCATAAATCGATCCGTATCACAAAAATCGTACCTTGCTCAAGTTAACCCGCTTGTTAAAACACGAATTGACGCGTCTTAAGTGAACTTCTCATCTTTTTATACTATACGATAAGCATGTATCCTATTCTATTCAATCGTTAAAAGTTTTATAAAGGCAATACTCATTTTCAAGAGAGCAAGTAGTTAAACAAAAACATAATATAGAGTAACAAAGCCCATAGGAGAGAAATACTAACACACTTCATTCGTAACAAATAGTCATATTGTCTATTACGATGACATATTTGATAACCATGATAGTCGAGTCGTGTCTTATTATCCACTTTATCATGCATGTATTTGTGTCGGACCAGTTGAACACGTACATGAAAACGCATCGGGTAAGAATTAGCTATCTTCATGCACCCCTATTTCAACACAAACACAACACAAAACGAATTATCAGCTCTAAGCATGTTTCTTCTCTCTTGGAAAAAGATGAAGGGGGGGTGCATCAGCCGGCTCATCCAGGCACAACTTTGATTGAAATTATAGTTTAAAAATAAGAGGATTTTGTTAAGGAGGTTAATCATACttggagaaatatttttttaagacgAACTACATCTAACATGAGGATGAAAGAAAAAGCACTTGTTAATCAAATCCTTGTGGATAAAGGGAAAACACATAATGTATGCAAACACGAGAGGGATAATTGTCTAAAAGTCCTAATCTTGTTATATACTTtctaatttgtcaatttagttgtaaatattttgacaatttttcaatatagttcTTTAGTTAATCTTGGTGAGGTCTGGCCATCAGCGCCGGCaaagggaaatagaaaaaacaagagaaatggAAAAGGTTAGAAAagtaactgaaaaaaaaaaagagaaaaaattctgaatattttagaaattttgcaaaaatcgcCTGTGTCTTCCACTAAAATTAGCatgaaggactacattggcaaatagtaaaaatttctatgactaaattgataagttaaaaaattagGTTTGAATTGACTCATTGTACATcggatttatgactttttggataatttttctcaatgTCAAAAATTGCAACCCCAATTcttcaacgggccggttccgaaacTTATGGaatcgtgggcccggtcaacgggccggttccgggcccacggtttcaAATGACCACCTCTAACATCGagcataatttagggtttttggtggctttttttcaaaaataaattataatagtGAGGAAAGCACGGGTCATTCTTCCTTGTGCTGGTTGCGATAGATAAATCTCTTTTGAGAGCATGACGTCACCTCCTCTCGCGTACTCGGGTGAGACTAGTGCATTGCCTAAGTAACAATACTGTGGCTTTGATGGAGACAAATTGTTCATTACTTTCCATGCTAATACACTAGCTTGCGTCAATTCAAACAGATTGATTACAtctgacgtcgttttagccaaaTTAGCTTCTAGCCAGAAGTTAATTTATAGAGTAAAAGTATTGCCATGTGTGCCCTAAGAgatagaaaagaacaaaataaaaagctaaGAGTCCGTTTgacaatgattctgattctccgattttgttcttttgaacaaaaaaaggatgagaaacgtgtttggtaacttaAATGGTTCTGACTTTGATTCTGTTTTCGGGagcagttttggagcaaaaacaagaataaaaaataattggttttggaaaaaagaatcacttttaagaatcacaaaatataacaaaatctTAGTTCTTTTAAAAGATTAAGTCCACCTGGACTTctgaacttaaaaaaattaaaattaaaattagaattgaaaatttactaacaactaatttactaaatgaattttttaaaattaaatctaaaaataagctttaaaatttaacaaaaaagctaaaaattttagaaggggggattagaaaattaaagaaaattaaaaaatatttaagaaaataagaaaataaaaataataaaaatgggggattaataaaatttacattttttgaaaaattataaaaagttaaaaaacattttaatctttaaaaaaaaagatgaaaatttttaaaagaacaaTTCTCGCCACTTTGTTGTTTTGGggacataaattttgtgcatttaTCAAACGCgatctaattctctaaaaatcatcTAGAGAATAGAATCGGAAAATATGATTATAATaagaattacttttttggatcagaatAGTTGCCAAACGGACCTAAATAGCTAATATGCTCAATCATCAGAGCAAAGACTATATAGCTCCTATCTATATGTAATTCTAAGATTAGCTtatgcaacaaaaaaagaaaaaactataagATATGAAAATGAAGGGTTGAATAACGTctaatttggtgaaaatttttggtttaaatgtgaaagaaaaaaaaattgggaaatatcGAAACGTGAAGTACAAGAAACCCATATATATTTTGGAAAgagttttgctagcataacaatgGACTATGATAGTAATTTTGAGgcacaaattcttgaaggagtggactccataataatttttaattatttattattcattATTTTGTGACTTGTAATATCTTGCTAATCTCATAGTGAATTAAGGATAGCCAtctaatcatttattttttgaaaaaaatccacgagagggaaaaagaagaataaatctACTGTTACTTCGCGTATATTATTTCAGGAAATATCTTATAGATAATTAAACAGAAGATAGTAAAGATGTTTCAAGTAATAGGTGGAAATATTGTGGCCTATATCTATATAATATGAATTTCTCTTTCTAAGTAGAAGAGTGCCCAATAATCTAGATAAATACAAAGgttttttcaatttgcacaaGATTCTCTATTCAAATTTTTGCGATGCAAGATTGAAATTAGCCGAAGATGACATGTCTATTGAAACCCGATAATAAAAACATGATATACACGGAACTTTGAAATGCAATGTTTTTATTATCGGGTTATGTCTCTGATTATGGTTTTTATGTTTGAGAATTTTACAGTTTTACTCTCTAATCAGAATTTTGCGAGCTCGAGTTGACGGACACATATCGGCTCTAATTAAACCGGATTTGAAtttcgcccaaaaaaaaaaccggattTGAATTTAGAGAAGTCAAGAATAAAAGATTTTGATCGGTGGCTAGATCGCAATGGACTGCCGGGAGAGAACGGAGGAGCACCCAAAGTACTTTCCTCTTCCTCGTACGCAGACACAAGATAGTAGTAGAACCGCTCACGATAAGCCTCCACTGCTCCTCTGAGGGCAAAGGGGCTACGCCAATGGCGACGAGGATAAGCTGCAGCGTGTGGTTCGTAAACCCTTGGCATGCCATGACCTCCAAGCCTTCCATTTCGAAGTCTCGTCTCCAATTCCGCCAcacccttttctcttcttcttcttcttcagcgtCGTCGACTCATAGAGCTATGTGCTGTACTGGGTCGAGCAACGGCGCTTCGGGGACCGACACCCCTTTCATCCTCACGACACCGCTTTATTACGTCAATGCCCCTCCTCACATGGGCAGCGCCTACACTACCATTGCTGCTGATGCTATTGCTCGCTTTCAGGTTTTGTCTTCAGACATTGTTCGTCTTTCgttgacaaaattctttttctttttttaatcgttTTTTGATGTTTGCGAGTTATGGGTGTCGGTAAAGGCAAAAACCCATGTTCTTGATGTCATTTGGAGTAGAAATCAATGGCGATAAGCGATTGTTTCTTTTATCAGAGCAGATGCGAATAAAGAGTACCAGTTGATTGCGATTGAACTTTTGCcttgaagaaaatgaatgagTCTGCCTCTAGCTGGTGGGATGAGTTTTTGTTCCATAGACAAAGCTGACTTCATAATTCGTTCTTTAGCATTTGCTGTTCGTGGTAATCTAATGCAATTTAATCAtcaagatgggatttttcttttgtttatgctGGGTTTTGGATTGGAAATCGGCTCCAGAAAACGCTTCTAATAAACATTGACTTGGTTCTAACTTCTGTTTCTTCAGATTAAAAGGCTTACActtatatttcttttgtttctctagTTAATAATTGCTATGTCTTGACAGTGGAGTGACTTGTTCTGTATTCTTGTAAGAGTTGTGAATTTCTTGATGACACTGCTTCACTTCTCCTTTTGATGGCAGAGGCTCTTGGGGAAAAAGGTTATATTTATCACTGGCACCGATGAACATGGCGAGAAGATTGCCACAGCTGCTAGTGCCTGTGGTTCAAGCCCCAGTGAACACTGTGACGTGATTTCACAAGCTTACAAGGCTCTCTGGAAAGATGTAATTGCCAAGTATCAAATCATTTTGTCTCTTATTTATGAGAGAATTTATGATAGCGCAGGCTTTAACGCTGGGTTTGTATTCTTTGTGgttcctttctatttttggcTGCAGTTGGACATAGCCTATGATAAATTCATTCGGACAACTGATGCTAAGCATGAAGCAATTGTTAAACAGTTCTATTCTAGGGTCCTCGAGAATGGTGACATATACCGAGCTGATTACGAAGGTCTATATTGTGTCAACTGTGAAGAGTACAAGGTAAGACCTGTTTTCGGTCAAAAGCTATTAATTTTGACTGATGGTGGTAGTGTTTCAGTGCAAGTAGTGCTATTACCCTCGCTAATTGTTTCCGCTGAAAACAATAGAAATGATCTTTCTAGTTTATTGGAAGCCATAGATTAATATCGTTGGCTCTGCATTTTCTAGGATGAGAAAGATCTTCTGGATAACAACTGTTGTCCTATGCATCTGAAGCCCTGTGTTCCTAGAAAGGAGGACAATTACTTTTTGCCTTATCAAAGTATCAGAAATTCTTGGAAGAAACTTTGGAACAGAATCCAGAATTCATACAGCCACCATTTCGTTTAAATGAGGTGAGACAATTTTAACTTCTCTATTTAAGAAAGGTAATGTGCCAGTATTGTCTTCTTTCAGCTGGATTAATATGTGAGTTGGGCATTGCTTTTAGTACAGTGAGCAACATTTTATTAACAGTTGGATAACTGTGGTAACATCTGCAGATAAATGTATTCCGTCtgcaatttttgattttataaatTGGTAGGCAAGCTTGACATGTTACTTGAGTTGACTGGAAAAGTTTCTTTTCTGCGGTGACAAAGGAAATGAAATAGATTTGGTCTCCTTCTTAACCATGATTTCGTTTCTCCAATAATAGATGATTGCTATTGAGCAAGGTGTTGGATAATTAGGAGAATATCTTCATTGACATGAAAAGGCTTTAAGACAATGATCATCTTACTAGACAGTGCCATGATATGTATTGGACCGTGTTTTGAAAATGTTCATACATGAGCTGTGCTGCTTTTAGAATTCTCAAGTCGGCATTTAGGAGAAGAGATAATAAGCAAACATAAAGTCTTACCAGGGATTCAGTCATAAAAGCTGAAGGCTTTGCTCCAGCATAGGACTCAATCTATTGAAACGGTTCTTCGGAGATGAGCTATTTGTATATGATGAACTGATTTGCAGGATCTATTATTTGATTATGTTGTTGGCTTTCATATCACAATCAGTGGAAGAGGTTTGTAAGGCATTTTGTCATGCCATCTCATTTAGGATAGAATGAAGCCGAGAGTCATATTCTACTGGGGGGTCAATAGTTGATCTGAGAATGGACCACTATGAacaatagggggtttagatgaTAATCATTAAATTATTGATGGTACAATAACATTGCTTGTTCAATTGACATGAATAAGGTGGTTCAGTTCATATATCTGTAAAGCCACCTTATTCTACTAATAAAGGTGAAATATAATTGAGCATCTGTTTTGGGGTCAAGAATCCGTCAACAACTATAACCATTCTAGGAACTCAAAAGCATCTCCTTTTGAGTGCAAATTAAAAGTACAAATGCTTTCTGATAGTTTTGCAATTAGCTACTACTTTTTCCTTTAATGTCAATCCACTGAACCACAATTATTCCAACTTCTTTGTAGGTGCAAAGTTGGATTAGAAGTGGTTTAAaagatttttccatttctcgAGCATCAGTTGATTGGGGTATTCCAGTTCCTAATGACAAAAAGCAAACTATCTATGTCTGGTTTGATGCTTTACTGGGGTAAGTCGTCTTTCATCTGGCTGAATGAGTTTTTACCTAAGAAATGTGTTTTTTCCGCATTGTAGCAAGCATAACTACTTATGTTTGTCTCATTGTCCTTGTCAAAAGTTAAGAGAACAGTTAGTGGCATGCTGACATACTTTCACAATGCACTCAAGCACAAGGCTATATAGACAACTGCTGGGAACCTGCTCAAATTAGCTTTCTATTAAATTAGTCCGCTGTAATCTTTAGTATATGTTCGTAAAAAGCCGTGAAATTGCTACTGCAAGTAGAATGCAATAGAATCAATCAAAGAATGTGAAAACTACAACTGCTGCATAATATTGGTTGTCTCGCTTGGAAGGCATCTTAAGCATTTATTGACTATTTACTTTGCTAGGTGAGCAATCGGGCGCTATTTGCACTATGTTAATCACCTCTTTTTTTACCGTCGGACAGTTATATATCTGCACTATCAGGGGAAAATGAGCAACCGGATTTGCAAAATACTGTTTCTCTGGGCTGGCCTGCTTCACTACATCTTATAGGGAAGGTAAGCCATGCCTATTCTCTGAAGTgtgttccttttaatttttttcgtgtTCTCTGTTTACTGAATTTTGTCCCCAGTTTAAGCATTATGAGGAAGTTCAATCTATCTTTTCTAAAACTAATGCGAAACTTTTAGATATCTAAAGTTGGTAGTTCTCTATGCTTTTGTATTTTCGTTTCGTGTCCTCCATATTTTAACTGGACTCATCCCCACTCAAAAAACTTTTTGAAGCATTTTACTTCCTCTCCATCGAATTGCTTTTAGCTCTAACTATTGGATGCCAGAGGACCTCATCTCCAGGGATTTAAAGCCaaagataagaaatattttcttatgaaaATTAGTAGATTTTAATGATGCATCTCCCCTAAGCACAAAAGACTAAAGTTTTGCTGGTCCTTGTTTGCAAGCAATGTTGTTGACTTCGGGATTGTTCAATCAAACACTTTTCCTTCCATGATGTCTGCACTTATGCTCGTGGTGATTAATGGCCATTTTCTCTTTAATACTTCACCCATATGCTCATTCCTATACATAAAGAATGAAAGATCTGTATCTTTGTTCTTGGTGTCTCACATTGCGACTGCGCCTAATATGCTATACTAGACAACTATAAGGTGAAATATAATAGCCAATTGTAGGGTTTCAGTCTGTTAGGCCAAGAACTACGCCCTCTCATTTGTCCTTCAATAAATGTCTCTGTAGCTGACCATAATGGCATTGTAGTGCTGTGCTTTTCCCTTAACTTGATGTAGCGTTGATGTTTATAGTCTTACTCAACTCAGCTAAGCCTTTAGTTTCTAAATGGTGCTACATTAATTCCTTAACAATTTTCGGCttggaaatatttgaaaaaaagatagTGAAGTCTTGACTTGAATTACATTCAACTAAATGGgtgatttcttatttttgacTTCTCATGTTCTTGTCTTAGATGTATTCATTTTGCTTCTATAGAATGACTGGGTGGCTTCTGCTCCTATTTTGTTGTACTAGTTTTGGCTGTGATGACATATATCGTTTCGTCTTGTTCTTCACAGGATATATTACGTTTCCATGCAGTTTATTGGCCAGCTATGCTGATGTCTGCTGGTTTAAGTCTTCCAAAAAAAGTATTTGGCCATGGATTCCTGACAAAGGTAGCCAGACCATAAGATTtacatcatttttctttatcgaTCTGGTTTATCGGTTCCTTATGCTGAAGCAGTCAGACGTGGTCATCGCATGATTTTgctctacttttttttattttttatctttcttcagCTTcattctctgtctctgtctctgtctctctgggGGGTGGGGTGCGGTGGTAGATGATTGCAGTGAATGTCGTATCGGTGGTTGGGTTGCATCTAATTAAGTTGTGCTGGCTTTGATGAACCTATTTGTGGCTGTCTGCTAATTCGTCTCTTAtacttaatttttatttcatgcagtttattttaacttttaggACGGCATGAAGATGGGGAAGTCACTTGGAAATACTCTTGAGCCAAATGATTTGGTTCATAGATTTGGCTCCGATGCTGTCAGGTACTTCTTCGTCAGAGAGGTGGAGTTTGGCAGTGATGGTGACTATTCTGAGGATCGTTTTATTAGCACCGTCAATGCTCATCTTGCCAATACTATTGGTAATCCCAATACCGGGTTttgttctatttatt is a window from the Rhodamnia argentea isolate NSW1041297 chromosome 8, ASM2092103v1, whole genome shotgun sequence genome containing:
- the LOC125316168 gene encoding LOW QUALITY PROTEIN: methionine--tRNA ligase, chloroplastic/mitochondrial-like (The sequence of the model RefSeq protein was modified relative to this genomic sequence to represent the inferred CDS: inserted 1 base in 1 codon); amino-acid sequence: MATRISCSVWFVNPWHAMTSKPSISKSRLQFRHTLFSSSSSSASSTHRAMCCTGSSNGASGTDTPFILTTPLYYVNAPPHMGSAYTTIAADAIARFQRLLGKKVIFITGTDEHGEKIATAASACGSSPSEHCDVISQAYKALWKDLDIAYDKFIRTTDAKHEAIVKQFYSRVLENGDIYRADYEGLYCVNCEEYKDEKDLLDNNCCPMHLKPCVPRKEDNYXFALSKYQKFLEETLEQNPEFIQPPFRLNEVQSWIRSGLKDFSISRASVDWGIPVPNDKKQTIYVWFDALLGYISALSGENEQPDLQNTVSLGWPASLHLIGKDILRFHAVYWPAMLMSAGLSLPKKVFGHGFLTKDGMKMGKSLGNTLEPNDLVHRFGSDAVRYFFVREVEFGSDGDYSEDRFISTVNAHLANTIGNLLNRTLGLLRKNCKSTLVVDSAFAAEGNAFKDTVEMLVEKARIHYENLSLSTACEAVLEIGNSGNSYIDERAPWSLFKQGGAVSEAAAKDLVIVLEAMRIIAVALSPVTPRLCLRIYEQLGYSADQFNATTWSDTRWGGLKGGLVMAKPKPIFARIENKIEENASAKVGAGSGAT
- the LOC125316363 gene encoding enoyl-CoA delta isomerase 1, peroxisomal-like; the encoded protein is MEDKKHGEEQLCTLEKRGNLFFLTLTGAGEHRLNPNLISSLRSALSRLQSDPSASSASALITTAHGKFFSNGFDLDWAQSSEPRLQLMSSSLRSLVHDLICLPMPTIAAVTGHASAAGMMLALSHDYVVMRRDRGFLYMSEVDIGLVIPNWFMALMRSKIGDPRARREAVMRAAKLTAEDGVRIGVVDSAHDGAEATVAAAAELGEALVARKWDGHVYAGNRRVVLREVLEAVRYDETVTKVADKAGSKL